One window from the genome of Candidatus Synechococcus calcipolaris G9 encodes:
- a CDS encoding homoserine dehydrogenase encodes MTYKIGLLGLGTVGGGVAQVLLDSEKRHPLLRWLSIAAVGVKDVSKPRPITLPAGILTTDLEAIVRHPDIDIVVEVLGGLEPARSLILTAIAQGKHIVTANKAVIARYGNEIFTAANAAGVYVMLEAAVAGGIPVIQPMKQSLGGNRIHTLTGILNGTTNYILTRMQQEKGEFDSILADAQRLGYAEADPSTDIDGLDAADKIAILASLAFNGRIKLDQVHCEGIRGVTAVDIAYAEKLGFVIKLLAIAHRDAHRGSDSLDVRVHPTLVPLDHPLAGVNGVYNAVLLEGEPLGQVMFYGPGAGAGPTASAVVADLINIAALLPMGKVNHPLLTCSHRHYCTIAPITQVMSRFYARLLAQDHPGVLGKLGTCFGNHGVSLESLVQIGVKENLAEIVVVTHQVREGEFRQAMKEIEHLHGVDHIPTVLRVLA; translated from the coding sequence GTGACTTACAAGATTGGTTTACTGGGCTTAGGAACCGTTGGCGGCGGTGTTGCCCAAGTTCTTTTGGATAGTGAAAAGCGTCATCCCCTTCTGCGTTGGTTATCTATTGCTGCCGTTGGTGTCAAAGATGTCAGCAAACCTCGTCCAATCACGCTGCCGGCGGGAATCCTAACCACAGACCTAGAGGCCATTGTCCGTCATCCAGATATTGATATTGTTGTGGAAGTCTTGGGAGGACTAGAGCCAGCCCGATCCTTGATTTTGACGGCGATCGCCCAGGGGAAGCATATTGTCACCGCCAACAAAGCAGTTATTGCCCGTTATGGGAATGAAATTTTTACGGCGGCCAATGCAGCGGGGGTTTACGTGATGTTGGAAGCGGCGGTCGCGGGGGGCATTCCGGTTATCCAACCGATGAAACAAAGCCTAGGGGGCAATCGTATCCATACCCTCACCGGCATTCTCAATGGCACCACCAACTATATTTTGACCCGAATGCAGCAGGAAAAGGGGGAGTTTGATTCCATTTTGGCCGATGCCCAGCGGTTAGGTTATGCGGAAGCAGACCCCAGCACCGATATTGATGGGTTAGATGCGGCGGATAAAATCGCCATTCTTGCCTCCTTGGCCTTTAATGGTCGGATCAAATTAGATCAGGTTCACTGTGAAGGTATTCGCGGCGTAACGGCGGTGGATATTGCCTATGCGGAAAAACTAGGCTTTGTGATTAAATTACTGGCGATCGCCCATCGGGATGCCCATCGTGGCAGCGATAGTCTAGATGTGCGGGTTCATCCCACCCTTGTCCCCCTAGACCATCCCCTCGCTGGCGTTAATGGCGTATATAATGCGGTTCTTCTAGAGGGGGAACCCTTAGGTCAGGTCATGTTCTATGGCCCAGGGGCCGGGGCCGGGCCCACCGCCAGTGCGGTTGTTGCCGATCTGATTAACATTGCCGCTCTCCTACCCATGGGCAAGGTCAATCACCCCCTCCTCACCTGTAGTCATCGCCATTATTGCACCATTGCCCCGATTACCCAGGTGATGAGTCGTTTCTACGCCCGTCTGTTGGCCCAGGATCATCCAGGGGTACTCGGCAAATTGGGTACCTGCTTTGGCAACCATGGCGTGAGTTTAGAATCCCTCGTCCAAATTGGCGTAAAGGAAAACCTGGCGGAAATTGTGGTTGTCACCCATCAGGTACGGGAAGGGGAATTTCGCCAGGCCATGAAAGAAATTGAGCATCTCCATGGGGTGGATCACATTCCCACGGTTTTGCGGGTATTAGCCTGA
- a CDS encoding ion transporter produces MAPPIKQQKESPKRSEQSLRAWLRDQEAALDIVAMVLVLFSLVIFISETYTLPEQISQTLDGINWIILVIFAAEYVLRLWLAEKWFSYMVSIYSLIDLLTLVPFFIGLVDITFIRVFRWFRILRLFRFLEGRSLLGALNVSDTIIFGRILLTLLAILFVYSGLIYQTEHIVNPQEFATFLDAFYFAVVTMTTVGFGDIAPISEVGRLLTVSMIFTGIALIPWQIGDLIKQLVKTTRQVESPCPNCGLLFHDPDAYHCKRCGTLLEN; encoded by the coding sequence ATGGCCCCTCCCATTAAACAGCAAAAAGAATCTCCCAAGCGTTCCGAGCAATCCTTGAGAGCATGGCTGCGGGATCAGGAGGCCGCCCTGGATATTGTTGCTATGGTTTTGGTTCTTTTCTCCTTGGTCATTTTTATTTCTGAAACCTACACGCTTCCAGAACAGATTAGCCAAACCCTAGATGGGATTAACTGGATTATTTTAGTGATTTTTGCAGCGGAGTATGTGTTGCGGCTGTGGCTGGCGGAAAAATGGTTCAGTTATATGGTGAGTATTTATTCCCTGATCGATTTATTGACCTTGGTTCCATTTTTTATTGGACTTGTCGATATTACCTTTATTCGTGTCTTTCGCTGGTTTCGGATTCTTCGTTTATTTCGATTCCTAGAGGGGCGATCGCTGCTGGGGGCCTTAAATGTCAGTGATACGATTATTTTTGGTCGGATTTTACTAACCCTCCTAGCGATTTTATTTGTGTACTCGGGCCTCATTTATCAGACCGAGCATATCGTCAACCCCCAAGAATTTGCGACCTTTTTAGATGCCTTTTATTTTGCGGTAGTGACAATGACCACCGTGGGATTTGGCGACATTGCCCCCATTTCCGAAGTGGGGCGGCTCCTCACCGTTTCCATGATTTTTACCGGCATTGCCCTCATTCCCTGGCAGATCGGCGATTTAATTAAGCAACTGGTGAAAACAACCCGTCAGGTGGAGTCTCCCTGCCCTAATTGTGGTTTACTTTTCCATGATCCCGATGCTTACCACTGCAAACGCTGTGGCACTCTTTTGGAAAATTAA
- a CDS encoding SpoIID/LytB domain-containing protein: MQLPVLHLSQHLSQASPRHRLLLGLGLGIPLVVLVGLMIKGSTPAQTLDQPQAISQEGPLPDPMLPSDRLSGDRPTGMIQALTSGAEISLLERSANRRNPRPLLNGKDPLLARVSPTPSSTTQVNRSPAALPTTPGPAASPLAALPAPPRTLQSIPPSQGPAPHVRVAISRGQTSLGVGASTTASLSSDQGQSLGSLAPGQAASVQLRDGHLLWNGQALARSLWITPQSGGLTYVDGRWYRGKVRLVAESSSITAVNQVDLEQYLVSVVGAEVYPSWPMDTLKAQAIAARSYALAQMFSPANRFFDLGNDERWQVYKGTESEWNTSQQAVEATRGIVLTKSGRVLVSMYAATDDIVRDVFGGRGMSQTGAYELAKQGFSYLDILATYYPGAGLSQVQLQ, encoded by the coding sequence ATGCAACTTCCCGTTCTTCACCTTAGCCAACACCTGAGCCAGGCCAGCCCTCGCCACAGACTCCTCCTAGGGTTGGGTCTGGGGATTCCTCTGGTCGTCCTGGTGGGATTAATGATCAAAGGCTCTACACCGGCCCAAACCCTTGACCAGCCCCAAGCAATATCCCAGGAGGGGCCCTTACCTGATCCGATGTTACCCAGCGATCGGTTATCGGGCGATCGCCCCACTGGAATGATTCAAGCTCTCACCTCCGGCGCAGAAATATCACTTTTAGAACGCTCCGCCAATCGCCGCAATCCCCGTCCCTTACTCAATGGCAAAGATCCCCTCCTGGCCAGGGTCTCCCCCACTCCATCTTCAACCACCCAGGTTAACCGTTCCCCAGCGGCTCTGCCCACCACACCAGGGCCGGCGGCCTCTCCCCTAGCGGCCTTACCCGCACCACCACGAACCCTACAATCGATCCCCCCCAGTCAGGGGCCAGCCCCCCACGTGCGGGTTGCCATTTCTCGCGGCCAGACCAGTTTAGGGGTGGGAGCATCCACCACCGCCAGCTTGAGTAGTGATCAAGGCCAATCCCTGGGTAGTTTAGCTCCCGGCCAAGCTGCATCCGTACAATTGAGAGACGGTCATTTGCTGTGGAATGGCCAAGCCCTGGCCCGCTCCCTCTGGATTACGCCCCAATCCGGTGGTCTCACCTATGTGGATGGTCGCTGGTATCGGGGTAAAGTGCGTCTGGTGGCCGAGTCCAGTTCAATTACGGCCGTCAACCAGGTGGATCTGGAGCAATATCTTGTGAGTGTGGTGGGTGCGGAAGTCTATCCCAGTTGGCCCATGGATACCCTCAAGGCCCAGGCGATCGCCGCCCGTTCCTATGCCCTCGCCCAAATGTTCAGCCCCGCCAATCGCTTCTTTGATTTGGGCAATGATGAACGCTGGCAAGTTTATAAAGGAACGGAGAGCGAGTGGAATACTAGCCAACAGGCCGTTGAAGCCACCCGTGGTATTGTCTTGACCAAAAGTGGTCGGGTTCTCGTGTCTATGTATGCGGCTACCGATGATATTGTCCGGGATGTCTTTGGCGGCCGGGGCATGAGTCAAACTGGAGCCTACGAACTGGCAAAACAGGGATTTAGTTACCTAGATATTTTGGCAACGTATTATCCTGGGGCTGGGTTATCCCAAGTGCAGCTACAGTAG
- a CDS encoding YifB family Mg chelatase-like AAA ATPase translates to MLARVWSAALLGIEAIPVGVEVDVSGGLPGIVVVGLPDTAVQEARERVKTALRNAGYAFPMRRIVVNLTPADLRKEGPSFDLPISMGILAASDQVATDILGDHLFLGEVSLDGSLRPVAGVLAIAATAKEQGITGLIVPTGNLQEAAVVAGLKVYGFNHLGDVAAFLNDPSSYQQPTTPPPTASSGLVSSPLLDLKDVKGQSHARRALEIAAAGGHNLIFVGPPGSGKTMLARRLPGILPPLSFDEALEVTKIHSVAGLLKERGQLIQSRPFRSPHHSASGPALVGGGSFPRPGEISLAHRGILFMDELTEFKRDVLEFLRQPLEDGQVTISRARQSVTFPAQFTLVASTNPCPCGYFGDPVQACTCSPRQRQQYWAKLSGPLMDRIDLQVTVSRLKPEEITRQSTGEASELVGQRVARARDRALERFKNEKNLHCNAQMQSRHLRRWCVLDSTSRQLLETAIAKLSLSARATDRILKVARTIADLAGQDTLAPAHVAEAIQYRTIDRVP, encoded by the coding sequence ATGTTAGCCCGGGTCTGGAGTGCCGCTCTTTTAGGGATTGAGGCTATTCCGGTTGGTGTGGAGGTGGATGTATCCGGTGGCTTACCTGGCATTGTTGTTGTTGGTTTGCCGGACACGGCGGTGCAGGAGGCCCGCGAACGGGTTAAAACCGCCCTACGAAATGCGGGCTACGCATTCCCCATGCGGCGAATTGTCGTCAACCTCACTCCCGCAGATCTACGCAAGGAAGGGCCCAGTTTTGATTTGCCCATTAGTATGGGTATTTTAGCAGCCTCCGATCAAGTGGCGACGGATATCCTCGGGGATCATCTATTTCTGGGGGAAGTGTCCTTAGATGGTAGCTTGCGGCCGGTAGCAGGGGTCTTGGCGATCGCCGCCACTGCCAAAGAACAGGGCATTACCGGCCTCATTGTACCGACGGGCAATTTGCAGGAAGCCGCCGTCGTTGCCGGCCTCAAGGTCTATGGCTTTAACCACCTTGGGGATGTGGCTGCGTTTCTCAATGATCCAAGCAGCTATCAACAACCCACAACGCCCCCCCCAACCGCGTCATCGGGACTTGTTTCATCGCCACTCCTAGATCTAAAAGATGTCAAGGGCCAGTCCCATGCTCGACGGGCCTTAGAAATTGCGGCAGCAGGGGGACATAATCTCATCTTTGTCGGCCCCCCAGGCAGTGGTAAAACCATGTTGGCCCGACGTTTACCGGGAATTTTACCCCCCCTCAGTTTTGATGAAGCCCTAGAAGTCACCAAGATTCACTCCGTTGCTGGCTTGCTCAAGGAACGGGGACAATTGATTCAATCTCGTCCCTTCCGGAGTCCGCATCATTCGGCATCGGGGCCAGCCCTCGTCGGCGGGGGTAGTTTTCCCCGCCCCGGTGAAATTTCCCTCGCTCACAGGGGGATTTTATTCATGGATGAATTAACTGAGTTTAAGCGAGATGTCCTCGAATTTTTGCGTCAACCCTTAGAGGATGGTCAGGTCACCATTTCCCGGGCCCGCCAGTCCGTTACTTTTCCTGCCCAATTTACCCTAGTGGCCAGTACCAATCCCTGCCCCTGTGGCTACTTTGGCGATCCAGTACAGGCCTGCACCTGCTCCCCCCGCCAGCGACAACAGTATTGGGCTAAATTATCCGGCCCCTTAATGGATCGCATTGATCTACAAGTCACCGTCAGCCGACTGAAACCGGAAGAAATTACCCGCCAATCCACGGGAGAAGCATCGGAGTTGGTGGGGCAGCGAGTTGCAAGAGCCAGGGATCGCGCCCTAGAACGTTTTAAGAACGAGAAAAATCTGCATTGCAATGCCCAAATGCAAAGTCGCCACCTGCGCCGTTGGTGTGTCCTAGATTCCACCTCTCGCCAACTCCTGGAAACGGCGATCGCAAAACTAAGTCTGTCCGCCCGCGCCACCGATCGCATCCTCAAAGTCGCCCGCACCATTGCCGATTTAGCCGGCCAAGATACCCTTGCCCCCGCCCATGTTGCCGAAGCCATTCAATATCGCACCATTGATCGAGTGCCATAG
- a CDS encoding DUF1257 domain-containing protein, with product MSHFSTLRTKITDAEILKCSLQDLGIAIKTDADVRGYNGQRVRSDIVAVLDGEYDLGWSQNANGTFDLIADLWGVAKKHNQTELINAINQKYAINQTLSQVKRPGLQNANVKLVVHS from the coding sequence ATGTCTCATTTCAGCACCCTTCGCACCAAAATCACTGATGCCGAAATCCTGAAGTGCTCCTTGCAGGATCTGGGTATTGCCATCAAAACCGATGCCGATGTCCGAGGCTACAATGGCCAACGGGTTCGCTCAGATATTGTGGCAGTTTTAGATGGTGAGTACGATCTAGGCTGGTCTCAGAATGCCAATGGTACCTTTGATTTGATTGCCGATCTCTGGGGTGTGGCCAAAAAGCACAACCAAACTGAGTTAATCAATGCCATTAATCAAAAGTATGCCATTAACCAAACCTTGTCGCAGGTGAAGCGTCCTGGCTTACAAAACGCTAATGTCAAGCTCGTGGTTCATAGCTAA
- a CDS encoding AAA family ATPase has product MQEELGILIQAQYPLIYLLTSEEERAEQTIAQIAQNPEIAQNQSQGKSPRRLFIWTVTHGMVEYGQARNTNHHNTVSPEAAIQWVVHQREPGIYVFKDLHPFIDSPPVTRSLRDAIASFKTSQKTIILMSPEAAQRIPVELEKEVAVVDYPLPNIAELDDVLSEQVNGQRNRQLTPEVREKLLKAALGLTRDEAQKVYRKAKVTAGRLSDGEVDVILSEKKQLIRRNGILEYMDVDDTIDSVGGLEELKVWLQQRDNAFSEKAREYGLPQPKGMLILGVPGCGKSLIAKTTSRLWGLPLLRLDMGRVYDGSMVGRSEANLRSALKTAESISPAILFIDEMDKAFAGGAGSADSDGGTSSRIFGSFLTWMQEKTSPVFVLATANRVERLPGEFLRKGRFDEIFFVDLPNAEERKDIFRIHLSKRRHDIDRFDLDQLASVCDGFSGAEIEQAIVAAMYEAFAQGREFTQLDIIASSRATQPLSKTMHEQVTALRDWARQRARPAAASVAEYQRLEF; this is encoded by the coding sequence ATGCAAGAAGAACTCGGTATTTTAATTCAGGCCCAGTATCCCCTGATCTATTTATTAACCTCCGAGGAAGAGCGGGCAGAGCAAACCATCGCCCAAATTGCCCAGAATCCCGAAATTGCCCAGAATCAAAGTCAAGGAAAAAGCCCTCGCCGTCTATTTATTTGGACTGTCACCCATGGCATGGTGGAGTACGGCCAGGCGCGCAATACCAATCATCACAATACGGTCTCTCCAGAGGCGGCGATTCAGTGGGTGGTTCATCAACGGGAACCGGGCATTTATGTTTTCAAAGACCTCCATCCCTTTATTGATTCGCCACCAGTCACCCGCTCCCTGCGAGATGCGATCGCCAGTTTCAAGACCAGCCAAAAAACGATTATTTTAATGTCGCCGGAAGCGGCCCAACGGATTCCCGTAGAGCTAGAAAAAGAAGTGGCCGTTGTTGATTATCCCCTCCCCAATATTGCGGAACTGGATGATGTTCTCTCGGAGCAGGTGAATGGCCAGCGCAATCGACAACTGACCCCAGAGGTGCGAGAAAAACTCCTGAAGGCAGCCCTAGGCTTAACCCGAGACGAAGCCCAAAAGGTCTATCGCAAAGCCAAGGTTACCGCCGGTCGCCTTAGCGATGGGGAAGTAGATGTCATTCTCTCGGAGAAAAAGCAACTCATTCGTCGCAATGGCATCCTGGAATACATGGATGTGGATGATACCATCGACTCGGTGGGTGGTCTAGAAGAGCTTAAGGTTTGGCTACAGCAACGGGATAACGCATTCTCGGAAAAAGCACGGGAGTATGGCCTGCCCCAACCCAAGGGGATGCTTATTTTGGGTGTACCGGGCTGTGGTAAATCCCTCATTGCTAAAACCACCTCTCGGCTGTGGGGGTTGCCTCTGCTGCGGTTGGATATGGGCCGGGTCTACGATGGCTCCATGGTGGGGCGATCGGAAGCGAATCTCCGCAGTGCCCTGAAAACCGCTGAATCTATTTCTCCAGCCATTCTATTTATTGATGAAATGGATAAGGCCTTTGCCGGCGGGGCTGGTTCGGCCGATTCTGATGGCGGCACTTCTAGTCGAATTTTTGGCTCCTTCCTCACTTGGATGCAGGAAAAGACCTCTCCTGTTTTTGTCCTTGCCACAGCTAACCGTGTCGAACGTTTGCCCGGTGAGTTTCTCCGCAAGGGTCGTTTTGATGAGATTTTCTTTGTCGATTTACCCAATGCGGAAGAACGCAAGGATATTTTTCGGATTCATCTGTCCAAACGCCGCCATGACATTGACCGTTTTGATTTAGATCAGTTAGCGAGTGTCTGTGATGGCTTTTCCGGGGCAGAAATTGAACAGGCGATCGTCGCTGCCATGTACGAAGCCTTTGCCCAGGGACGGGAATTTACCCAACTAGATATTATTGCCTCAAGTCGTGCCACCCAACCCCTTTCCAAAACCATGCACGAACAAGTTACGGCCCTACGAGATTGGGCCAGGCAACGGGCCCGACCAGCGGCCGCTTCAGTCGCCGAGTATCAACGGCTGGAGTTTTAA
- the argF gene encoding ornithine carbamoyltransferase — MEGLRGRDLLSLGDLQPSELLYLLEFATQMKVGAIAPKCAKVLGLLFQKASTRTRVSFSVAMYQLGGQIIDLHPQSTQVGRGEPLADTARVLDRYLDALAVRTFAQADLTTIADHARIPVINALTDLEHPCQILADLLTLQESFGGLSGLTLTYIGDGNNVAHSLLLGCALVGVNIRIAAPPGFLPLAAIVEQAQAIAATKSEVTITSDPVVAAQGAHALYTDVWASMGQESEAADRLPLFQPYQINDHILQQADSQAIVLHCLPAHREEEITAAVLEGPQSRVWEQAENRLHAQKALLASILT, encoded by the coding sequence ATGGAAGGTTTACGGGGTCGGGATCTATTAAGCCTAGGGGATTTACAACCCTCGGAATTGCTCTATCTCCTAGAGTTTGCCACCCAGATGAAAGTCGGGGCGATCGCCCCAAAATGTGCCAAGGTTCTAGGTTTACTGTTTCAAAAAGCCTCTACCCGCACCCGGGTTAGTTTTTCCGTAGCCATGTATCAATTGGGGGGGCAAATCATTGATCTCCATCCCCAATCTACCCAGGTGGGACGGGGGGAACCCTTGGCAGATACGGCCCGTGTCCTCGATCGCTATCTGGATGCCCTAGCGGTACGCACCTTTGCCCAGGCTGACCTAACCACCATTGCCGACCATGCCAGAATTCCGGTGATCAATGCCCTCACCGATCTGGAACACCCCTGTCAAATTTTGGCGGATTTGTTAACCCTACAGGAATCCTTTGGCGGACTATCGGGCCTTACCTTGACCTACATTGGTGACGGCAACAATGTGGCCCATTCCCTCCTGTTGGGGTGTGCCCTCGTTGGCGTTAATATTCGCATTGCCGCTCCACCGGGTTTCCTACCCCTAGCAGCCATTGTGGAACAGGCCCAGGCGATCGCCGCCACTAAAAGTGAAGTGACCATCACCAGTGATCCCGTCGTCGCGGCCCAGGGGGCCCATGCCCTCTATACCGATGTGTGGGCCAGCATGGGCCAGGAAAGTGAAGCCGCCGATCGACTTCCCCTCTTTCAGCCCTATCAAATCAATGATCATATTTTGCAGCAGGCAGACTCCCAAGCCATTGTTCTCCATTGTCTACCTGCCCACCGGGAAGAAGAAATTACCGCCGCCGTTCTGGAAGGCCCCCAATCCCGGGTGTGGGAACAGGCAGAAAACCGACTCCATGCCCAAAAAGCCCTCTTGGCCAGTATTTTAACCTAG
- a CDS encoding RNA polymerase sigma factor, RpoD/SigA family — protein sequence MIHSISMPELPSTCSPMDLASLDISYPLDGPEALATQRQTTDLVRVYLREIGRVRLLNHAEEITQAQRVKRYQDALGERDRRIKAGNSTLAHLQDLWQIHDRLASQRGQRPSLEQWAIAAHLSVMELRQFLHQGQAVWAQALGISVAELEVIQKQGIAAKHRLMNANLRLVVSVAKKYQHRGVEFLDLIQEGNLGLERAVEKFDPSKGYRFSTYSYWWIRQSITRAIASQSRTIRLPVHVVEKLNRIKKAQRQLSQTHGRTPTLKDIAAELNVTVEDVRDTLGRVPRAISLETKVGKDKDTELQDLLETTEISPDARLVQEALQQDIRQLLSDLSDRERQVIVLRFGLGQESACSLTETGKQVGLSRERVRQIEHRALQKLRQPQRRHQVQDYLEGLG from the coding sequence ATGATTCATTCAATTTCAATGCCTGAACTACCATCAACCTGTTCCCCCATGGACTTAGCAAGCTTAGACATTTCCTATCCTTTAGATGGCCCAGAAGCCCTGGCAACCCAGCGGCAAACGACGGATCTGGTGCGTGTCTATCTCCGTGAAATTGGCCGAGTTCGCCTATTGAATCATGCCGAGGAAATTACCCAAGCCCAGCGGGTAAAGCGTTATCAAGATGCTTTAGGAGAACGAGATCGGCGCATTAAAGCCGGAAATTCCACCTTGGCCCACCTCCAAGACCTGTGGCAGATTCACGATCGCCTGGCCAGTCAACGGGGGCAACGCCCTTCCTTAGAGCAGTGGGCCATAGCTGCCCATCTGTCGGTGATGGAACTGCGCCAATTCCTCCATCAAGGTCAAGCTGTCTGGGCCCAAGCCTTGGGGATCTCCGTGGCGGAACTAGAGGTGATTCAAAAACAGGGGATAGCCGCTAAACATCGCCTCATGAATGCCAATCTGCGTTTAGTGGTTTCCGTGGCCAAAAAGTATCAGCATCGGGGAGTTGAGTTCCTAGATTTAATTCAAGAGGGTAATTTAGGGCTAGAGCGGGCCGTAGAAAAGTTTGATCCGTCCAAGGGCTATCGTTTTAGTACCTATTCCTACTGGTGGATTCGCCAAAGTATTACCCGGGCGATCGCCAGCCAAAGTCGTACCATCCGCTTACCGGTTCATGTGGTAGAAAAACTCAACCGGATCAAAAAAGCTCAACGTCAATTATCCCAAACCCATGGCCGTACACCCACCTTGAAGGATATTGCCGCAGAGTTGAATGTGACAGTGGAGGATGTCCGTGACACCCTCGGACGGGTACCCCGCGCCATTTCCCTAGAAACCAAGGTGGGCAAAGATAAGGATACTGAATTGCAAGATCTGCTAGAAACAACGGAGATTTCTCCCGATGCCCGACTGGTTCAGGAAGCTCTCCAACAGGATATCCGCCAACTGTTGAGTGATCTGAGCGATCGGGAGCGGCAAGTCATTGTTCTCCGGTTTGGCTTAGGACAGGAATCTGCCTGCTCCTTAACGGAAACGGGTAAACAGGTTGGCCTCTCTCGGGAACGGGTTCGTCAGATTGAACATCGCGCCCTGCAAAAATTGCGCCAACCCCAGCGTCGCCATCAGGTGCAAGATTACCTAGAGGGACTAGGGTGA
- a CDS encoding CYTH domain-containing protein has translation MAWEIERKFLVQSDRWQDDADVGIAYAQGYLSTHPDRSVRVRIAGDRGYLTIKGKSEGLRRREFNYAIPVDEAWDLLEHLCPPPLIEKTRYRLPLGDVVWEIDEFAGDNEGLIIAEVELNHPEQTLSLPDWLGEEVTHDPRYYNAQLSQIPYRQWDDPMGYPESAPTK, from the coding sequence ATGGCCTGGGAAATTGAACGTAAATTTTTAGTCCAAAGCGATCGCTGGCAGGATGATGCCGATGTCGGTATTGCCTATGCCCAGGGCTATCTGTCCACTCATCCAGATCGGAGTGTGCGGGTGCGGATTGCCGGCGATCGCGGCTATTTAACTATTAAGGGAAAAAGCGAGGGACTACGCCGCCGGGAGTTTAATTACGCCATTCCGGTGGATGAGGCCTGGGATTTACTGGAGCATTTGTGCCCACCCCCCCTCATTGAAAAAACACGCTATCGATTACCGTTGGGGGATGTGGTTTGGGAAATTGATGAATTTGCGGGAGACAACGAAGGGCTAATTATTGCGGAAGTGGAATTGAACCACCCAGAGCAAACCCTCTCCTTGCCGGACTGGTTGGGGGAAGAAGTGACCCATGATCCCCGTTACTATAATGCCCAACTCAGTCAAATTCCCTATCGCCAGTGGGATGATCCTATGGGGTATCCTGAATCCGCTCCCACCAAATAG